One genomic segment of Vicia villosa cultivar HV-30 ecotype Madison, WI unplaced genomic scaffold, Vvil1.0 ctg.000148F_1_1, whole genome shotgun sequence includes these proteins:
- the LOC131624707 gene encoding uncharacterized protein LOC131624707 yields MNARARSTLHSIKSSFNDAKEKKMEVGGSKGMKNGRRSNREKKIALLQDVDKLKRKLRHEENVHRALERAFTRPLGSLPRLPPYLPPYTLELLAEVAVLEEEVVRLEEQVVNFRQGLYQEAVYISSKRNAENSNGSIDQNHMRNGSSKHQRSKSYSQNEFNSMTTTRMTPQNSLARSASSRKLLFSPDSVNNHSGSSNGKQMHRKQDSFSSIQEEGRGKENLLFGNFLKDKQSPVKKISKLITPMKKSPLKHESPQKNSMDHLKLQLDWRLSEHERAQSSSNSPTNNKVSEVDSTPNRVSEDLVKCLSNIFVRISTSKEKFVEPKTPSTSGSSFNQYSKEKDQFCDPYDICSESKTREVGPYKSLCEVRASTIDLNKTTNAMFLIHRLKFLLGKLASVNLKGLNHQEKLAFWINTYNSSILNAYLEHGIPGSPEMVVALMQKATIVVGGQLLNAITIEHFILRLPYHLKFTCPKAAKNDEVKARSIFGLEWSEPLVTFALSCGSWSSPAVRVYTASEVDNELEAAKRDYLQASIGITKTNKIMIPKLLDWYLLDFAKDLDSLLDWICLQLPDEIRNQAVKCLEGKEREFLSKMVQMKPYDFSFRLLLHTNE; encoded by the exons atgAATGCTAGAGCACGCTCAACTCTTCACTCTATCAAATCTTCTTTCAATGATGCCAAA GAGAAGAAGATGGAGGTTGGAGGAAGCAAAGGAATGAAAAATGGTCGTCGATCGAATCGAGAAAAGAAGATTGCATTGCTACAAGAT GTAGATAAGTTGAAGAGGAAGCTTAGGCATGAAGAGAATGTTCATAGAGCTTTGGAAAGAGCATTTACTAGACCTTTGGGGTCTTTGCCTCGTCTTCCTCCTTATCTTCCTCCATAT ACATTGGAGCTTCTTGCTGAGGTAGCAGTGTTGGAGGAAGAAGTTGTAAGGCTTGAAGAACAAGTAGTGAATTTCAGACAAGGTTTATATCAAGAAGCTGTGTACATATCCTCCAAAAGAAATGCGGAAAATTCGAATGGTTCTATTGACCAAAACCACATGAGAAATGGTAGTTCAAAGCATCAAAGATCGAAATCTTATTCGCAAAATGAGTTTAATTCAATGACAACAACAAGGATGACACCACAGAATTCTCTTGCCAGAAGTGCTTCTAGCAGGAAGCTATTATTCTCTCCTGACAGTGTGAATAATCACAGTGGGAGTAGTAATGGGAAGCAAATGCACAGAAAACAAGATTCATTTTCATCTATTCAAGAAGAGGGAAGAGGCAAAGAGAATCTATTGTTTGGTAATTTTCTGAAAGATAAACAGTCTCCGGTGAAGAAGATATCGAAACTCATTACTCCGATGAAGAAATCACCACTCAAACATGAATCGCCTCAGAAGAACTCCATGGATCACTTGAAATTGCAG CTGGATTGGAGATTATCTGAACATGAAAGGGCGCAGAGTTCATCAAATTCGCCAACAAATAACAAAGTGTCAGAAGTCGATAGCACGCCAAATAGAGTTTCGGAGGATCTTGTCAAGTGTTTGTCTAACATATTTGTGAGAATTAGTACATCCAAGGAAAAATTTGTGGAGCCAAAAACTCCTTCAACCTCTGGATCATCTTTCAACCAATACAGCAAAGAAAAGGATCAGTTTTGTGATCCTTATGATATCTGCTCAGAATCCAAAACAAGAGAAGTTGGTCCATATAAGAGTTTATGCGAAGTTAGAGCCTCTACCATTGatctcaacaaaacaacaaatgcaATGTTTCTTATCCACCGATTGAA gtttcTTCTTGGGAAACTTGCCTCGGTGAACTTGAAGGGCCTTAACCATCAAGAAAAACTTGCATTCTGGATAAACACATACAATTCATCTATTCTGAAT GCATACTTAGAACATGGCATACCCGGAAGTCCTGAAATGGTTGTAGCACTAATGCAAAAG GCAACAATAGTAGTAGGGGGACAGTTGCTGAATGCAATCACAATAGAACATTTTATCTTGAGGCTGCCTTATCACCTTAAATTT ACATGTCCGAAAGCTGCAAAAAACGATGAAGTGAAAGCGAGAAGCATATTTGGATTGGAATGGTCTGAGCCCTTAGTAACATTTGCACTTTCATGCGGAAGCTGGTCTTCACCCGCA GTGAGGGTGTATACAGCATCAGAAGTTGATAATGAGTTAGAAGCAGCAAAAAGAGATTATTTACAAGCTTCAATAGGAATcacaaaaacaaacaagataATGATTCCAAAGTTGTTGGATTGGTATTTACTCGATTTTGCAAAGGATCTTGATTCTTTATTGGACTGGATTTGTCTACAATTACCTGATGAAATAAGAAACCAAGCAGTTAAGTGCCttgaaggaaaagaaagagaGTTTCTTTCAAAGATGGTGCAAATGAAGCCTTATGATTTTAGTTTCAGGTTGCTTTTACACACCAATGAATAA
- the LOC131624708 gene encoding uncharacterized protein LOC131624708, translating into MEWSTLQHLDLRHIGRGVRPLQPHAASFHPHQALVAVAIGTYIVEFDALTGSKISALDIGAPAVRMSYSPTSGHTVIAILQDCTIRSCDFDLEQTCVLHSPEKKTEQISSDAEVHMALTPLQPVVFFGFPKRMSVTVVGTVEGGRTPTKIKPDLKKAIVNLACHPRLPVLYVAYAEGLIRAYNIHTYAVHYTLQLDNTIKLIGAGAFAFHPTLEWIFVGDRKGTLLAWDVSTERPSMIGIKQVGSQPIKSVAFLPMLRLLVTLSKDGNLHVWETRVTVNPNRPATQANFFEPAAIESIDIPRILSQQGGEAVYPLPRIKALEFHPKLNLAALVFANVTSADTSKNKASYSKEGRKQLFTVLQSARGSSASVIKEKLSALGASGVLAEHQLQAQLQEHHLKGQSHLTVSDIARKAFLYSHFMEGHMRISPISRLPLITVLDTKHHLKDFPVCEPFHLELNFFNKANRVLHYPSRAFYIDGLNLMAHNLSSGSDTIYRKLYNSIPGNVEYRAKYLIHSKKQRLFLVVYEFSGATNEVVLYWENSDAQTGNSKSSTVKGRDAAFIGSNENQFAILDEDRTGLALYSLPGGASQEAKDNDKVLEENQPTETNVGSIRGPTPFMFETEVDRIFSTPLDSTLLFASHGNQIGLVKLIQGYTLSTSTTNGHYISTKSDGTKSIKLKRNEIVLQVHWQETLRGYVAGILTTHRVLIVSAALDLLAGTSTNFDKGLPLFRSLLWVGPALLFSTSTGVSILGWDGKVRPLLSISMPYAVLVGALNDRLLLASPTEINPRQKKGVEIKSCLVGLLEPILIGFATMQRSFEQKLDLSEILYQITSRFDSLRITPRSLDILARGSTVCGNLAVSLSQSGPQFTQVMRGVYAVNALRFSTALSVLKDEFLRSRDYPRCPPTSHLFHQFRQLAYACIRFGQFDSAKETFEVIADYEGMLDLFICHLNPSAMRRIAQKLEDEGLDSELRRYCERILRVRSSGWTQGIFANFAAESMVPKGPEWGGGNWEIKTPTTVKDIPQWELAAEVTPYMKTDDGTIPSIIVDHIGVYLGSIKGRGNIVEVREGSLVKAFMPAGNDNKVNGLEASSVKSISNLPNVVGDPNGDSLMGLGSLNKQLVSSSADEQAKAEEEFKKSMYGAADDGSSSDEEGVSKIKRIHIKIHDKPISSSTVDVNKIKEATRQFKLGEGLPPPMRTRTNSGSQDLGQILSMPPSTTGVASATVSAPVDLFGTEASTQPELISQPTTGLAGGGVTTGPIPEDFFQNTISSVHVAASLPPAGTFLSKFTPGVQTSNATPNQGAAEAASSFQGGVSAQAIRQPVVPIDSIGLPDGGVPPQSMPQAVVTPQSQLQPTQPQISSQPLDLSVLGVPNSADSGKLPQTGSAPVSVHPGQVPRGAPAAVCFKTGLAHLELNHLSDALSCFDESFLALAKEQSRGSDIKAQATICAQYKIAVTLLREIGRLQRVHGPSVISAKDEMARLSRHLGSLPLLAKHRINCIRTAIKRNMEVQNYAYSKQMLELLLSKAPSNKQEEFRSLVDLCVQRGLTNKSIDPLEDPSHFCAATLSRLSTIGYDVCDLCGAKFSAVNAPGCIVCGMGSIKRSDAIAGPVSSPFG; encoded by the exons ATGGAGTGGAGTACGTTGCAGCATCTAGATCTACGCCATATAGGGCGTGGCGTTAGGCCTTTGCAGCCTCACGCTGCTTCCTTCCATCCTCATCAAGCTCTTGTTGCTGTCGCCATTGGAACCTACATCGTCG AATTTGATGCATTAACTGGAAGCAAGATCTCCGCTCTTGACATTGGTGCGCCTGCTGTTCGAATGTCTTACAGTCCAACAAGTGGACACACTGTAATTGCAATCCTCCAG GATTGTACAATAAGATCTTGTGATTTTGACTTGGAGCAAACTTGTGTACTGCATTCACCTGAGAAAAAGACCGAGCAAATTTCTTCTGATGCAGAAGTTCACATGGCTTTAACCCCACTCCAACCTGTTGTGTTTTTTGGGTTCCCTAAGAGAATGAGTGTGACAG TTGTTGGCACTGTTGAAGGCGGTCGGACACCTACCAAAATCAAGCCAGACTTGAAGAAAGCTATCGTAAATCTTGCTTGTCATCCTCGCCTCCCTGTACTG TATGTTGCTTATGCAGAAGGTTTGATTCGGGCATATAACATTCATACCTATGCTGTTCATTACACACTTCAAC TTGACAATACAATTAAGCTTATTGGGGCTGGTGCATTTGCATTTCATCCAACTCTGGAGTGGATTTTTGTTGGGGATCGGAAAGGTACACTTCTGGCATGGGATGTATCAACAGAGAGACCAAGTATGATTGGAAT AAAACAAGTTGGctcacaaccaattaaatcagtTGCCTTTCTCCCCATGTTGCGTTTACTTGTGACTTTATCAAAGGATGGAAATCTACACGTTTGGGAAACACGCGTTACAGTTAATCCTAATAGACCTGCTACGCAGGCGAACTTTTTCGAGCCTGCAG CAATTGAATCAATTGATATCCCTCGCATCCTTTCTCAACAGGGTGGAGAAGCAGTTTATCCATTGCCACGGATTAAAGCTTTAGAATTTCATCCAAAATTGAATTTAGCTGCACTAGTGTTTGCA AATGTGACAAGTGCAGACACTTCAAAAAATAAGGCCTCATACAGTAAAGAAGGGAGAAAGCAACTTTTTACAGTTTTACAAAGTGCACGGGGATCTTCAG CATCTGTTATAAAGGAAAAACTTTCAGCCTTGGGAGCATCTGGGGTGTTAGCAGAACATCAGCTTCAAGCTCAACTACAAGAGCATCATCTGAAAGG CCAGAGTCATCTTACAGTATCAGACATTGCAAGGAAGGCATTTCTTTACAGT CATTTCATGGAGGGCCATATGAGAATCTCTCCAATATCACGCTTGCCCCTCATTACTGTTTTAGATACCAAGCATCATCTGAAGGACTTTCCAGTTTGTGAG CCATTTCATTTGGagctaaatttttttaataaagcaAACCGAGTTCTTCATTATCCATCCAGGGCGTTTTATATTGACGGACTGAACCTTATGGCACATAACCTTTCGTCTGGGTCTGACACTATCTACAGGAAGCTCTATAATTCG ATTCCTGGAAATGTGGAGTACCGAGCAAAATACTTGATTCACAGTAAAAAACAGCGCTTATTTCTCGTAGTTTACGAATTTAGTGGTGCGACAAATGAAGTTGTGCTTTACTGGGAAAATAGTGATGCACAGACAGGAAACAGTAAAAGCAGCACAGTAAAAG GTCGAGACGCAGCATTTATTGGCTCCAATGAAAATCAGTTTGCTATACTTGATGAGGACAGGACAGGGTTGGCTTTATATTCTCTGCCAGGAGGTGCCTCTCAAGAAGCTAAGGACAATGATAAAGTTCTTGAAGAAAATCAACCTACAGAGACTAATGTTGGTTCAATTCGTGGCCCAACACCATTTATGTTTGAAACTGAAGTTGATCGTATCTTTTCTACACCATTAG ATTCAACTTTGCTGTTTGCTTCTCATGGGAACCAAATTGGATTAGTAAAGCTCATTCAAGGGTACACCTTATCAACTTCAACTACCAATGGCCATTATATATCCACCAAAAGTGATGGAACAAAGTCAATTAAGTTGAAAAGAAACGAAATTGTACTTCAG GTGCACTGGCAAGAGACCCTACGGGGATATGTTGCTGGAATTTTAACAACACACAGAGTCCTTATTGTTTCGGCGGCACTTGATTTGCTTGCCGGAACTTCTACAAATTTTGACAAGGGACTTCCTTTA TTTCGATCTCTCTTGTGGGTTGGGCCTGCCCTTCTTTTCTCTACTTCTACCGGCGTTAGTATACTTGGTTGGGATGGAAAAGTGAGGCCTCTTTTATCAATCAGTATGCCATATGCAG TCTTGGTTGGGGCTTTGAATGACAGATTGTTGCTCGCTAGCCCTACAGAGATAAATCCCAGACAGAAGAAGGGGGTAGAGATCAAAAGTTGCCTCGTTGGTCTTCTTGAACCAATTCTTATTGGATTTGCCACAATGCAGCGAAGTTTTGAGCAGAAGCTTGATCTGTCCGAAATATTATATCAAATAACATCGAG GTTCGACAGCTTGCGCATAACACCTAGGTCTCTAGATATCCTTGCAAGAGGATCTACGGTCTGTGGAAATTTAGCTGTCTCGTTATCACAATCTGGTCCACAGTTCACCCAG GTGATGCGAGGTGTCTATGCTGTTAATGCTCTTCGTTTTTCCACTGCTTTATCTGTTTTGAAAGATGAATTTCTGCGCTCCAGAGATTATCCAAGATGTCCTCCCACATCTCATTTGTTTCACCAGTTCAGGCAGTTGGCTTATGCATGTATCAG GTTTGGTCAATTTGATAGTGCAAAAGAAACATTTGAAGTTATAGCGGATTATGAAGGCATGCTTGATCTATTTATATGCCACCTTAATCCCAGCGCTATGCGGCGTATTGCTCAGAAATTGGAAGACGAAGGCCTTGACTCCGAATTGAGGCGATATTGTGAAAGAATATTACGAGTTCGATCTTCTGGATGGACACAAGGTATATTTGCCAACTTTGCTGCTGAGAGTATGGTTCCCAAAGGACCTGAATGGGGTGGTGGAAACTGGGAAATTAAAACCCCAACCACTGTGAAGGACATACCTCAATGGGAGCTTGCTGCAGAAGTGACACCATACATGAAGACTGATGATGGAACAATTCCATCCATTATAGTTGATCATATTGGTGTGTATTTAGGCTCAATTAAAGGAAGGGGTAATATTGTTGAAGTGAGGGAAGGTAGTTTGGTTAAGGCCTTCATGCCAGCAGGTAATGATAATAAAGTAAATGGTCTTGAAGCATCTTCAGTCAAGTCCATATCTAATCTACCGAATGTGGTTGGTGATCCCAACGGTGATTCATTGATGGGTCTGGGAAGCCTTAACAAACAACTTGTCAGTTCATCTGCGGATGAGCAGGCTAAAGCCGAAGAAGAATTTAAGAAATCTATGTACGGAGCTGCTGATGATGGTAGCAGTAGTGATGAAGAAGGAGTGTCCAAAATTAAAAGAATACACATTAAAATACATGACAAGCCAATTTCCTCTTCTACTGTGGATGTGAATAAGATTAAAGAAGCCACTAGACAGTTTAAACTTGGTGAAGGGTTACCTCCACCAATGAGGACCAGGACAAACAGCGGAAGCCAGGATCTTGGCCAGATCTTGTCCATGCCACCATCAACTACAGGAGTAGCTTCTGCTACTGTTTCAGCTCCTGTTGACCTTTTCGGTACAGAAGCCTCAACTCAACCAGAATTAATTTCACAGCCCACTACTGGGCTTGCAGGTGGGGGAGTTACAACAGGACCTATTCCTGAGGATTTCTTTCAGAATACAATTTCTTCTGTTCACGTTGCTGCATCACTGCCTCCTGCTGGAACTTTTCTCTCAAAATTTACTCCAGGGGTTCAAACAAGCAATGCAACTCCAAATCAAGGTGCTGCCGAGGCTGCTTCTAGTTTTCAAGGTGGTGTTTCTGCTCAAGCCATCCGACAACCTGTTGTTCCAATTGATTCCATAGGACTTCCTGATGGTGGTGTCCCACCCCAATCCATGCCTCAGGCTGTAGTCACGCCCCAATCTCAGCTGCAGCCTACTCAGCCTCAAATTTCTAGCCAGCCTCTTGACCTTAGTGTACTTGGAGTACCAAATTCTGCTGATTCAGGGAAGCTTCCACAAACTGGTTCTGCACCAGTTTCCGTGCATCCTGGACAG GTTCCCCGTGGGGCTCCTGCTGCTGTATGTTTCAAGACTGGACTTGCCCACTTGGAACTAAACCATCTTTCAGATGCGTTGTCTTGCTTTGATGAATCTTTTCTTGCATTGGCCAAGGAACAATCTCGTGGAAGTGATATTAAAGCTCAAGCAACAATTTGTGCTCAATACAAAATAGCAGTCACTCTTCTTCGG GAAATCGGACGTCTACAAAGAGTCCATGGCCCAAGTGTAATCAGTGCAAAAGATGAGATGGCAAGACTTTCACGTCATCTCGGGTCATTGCCTCTTCTTGCTAAACACAGAATAAATTGCATTCGAACTGCCATCAAAAGGAATATGGAGGTCCAAAACTATGCATATTCAAAGCAAATGCTAGAACTATTACTGTCTAAAGCACCTTCAAACAAGCAGGAAGAATTTAGGAGTCTAGTTGACCTGTGTGTTCAGAGGGGCTTGACTAATAAGTCCATTGATCCTTTAGAAGATCCCTCACATTTCTGTGCTGCCACTTTAAGCAGGCTGTCTACCATTGGATATGACGTGTGTGATCTCTGTGGGGCCAAATTTTCGGCCGTGAATGCACCTGGATGCATCGTGTGTGGAATGGGAAGCATCAAAAGGTCTGATGCTATTGCAGGACCAGTTTCTTCACCATTTGGCTGA